The Halarchaeum grantii nucleotide sequence AACCCTCGGTGGCGCGCTCCTCCGAACGCATCTCTTCGTAGTCCGGGGGTATAGTTGAAGGTTTCGAACCGGGTGTTTCCCCGTGAACTATTCCCACTCGGGGAGCCCGCGACAGGCTTATAGTGGTGTACAGACTTGTACATCATAAGCCGAATTCGTACACCGGTGCCCCACCATGCAGGACTACATCGAACGCGTCACCGAGGGAGAGGACTTGACGGTCGCCGAAGCACGCGAGGCCGCCACCGCCGTCTTCGAGAGCGCGACGGAGGCACAGATCGGCGCGCTGCTCGCCGCGCTCCGCGCGAAGGGCGAGACCGAGGCCGAGATCGCGGGCTTCGCGCAGGGGATGCGGGAGGCCGCCATCACCATCGACCCCGACCGGAGCCCGCTCGTCGACACCTGCGGGACGGGCGGCGACGACTACAACACGATCAACGTCTCCACGACGTCCGCCATCGTCGTCGCCGCCGCCGACGTCCCCGTCGCCAAGCACGGCAACTACTCCGTCTCCTCCTCCTCGGGCAGCTCAGACGTCCTCGAAGAGGTCGGCGTCGACCTCGACACCACGCCCGAGGCCGTCGAGTCCCACATCGAGGAGTTCGGCATCGGGTACATGCACGCCCCCGCGTTCCACCCCGCGATGAAGGCCGTCATCGGCCCGCGCCGCGAGCTCGGGATGCGCACCATCTTCAACGTCCTCGGGCCGCTCACGAACCCGGCGGGCGCGGACGCACAGGTCCTCGGCGTCTACGACCCCGACCTCGTCCCCGTCATCGCGGAGGCGCTCACGGAGATGCCCGCCGGGGACGCCCTCGTCGTGCACGGGAGCGGCCTCGACGAGATCGCGGTCCACGGCGAGACGGTCGTCGCGGAAGTCCACGGCGACGATGTCGAGGAGTACACGCTCACCCCCGACGACCTCGGTCTGGAGCGCTCGCCCATCGACGCCATCGCGGGCGGCACGCCCGAGGCGAACGCCGCCGACTTACGCGGCATCGTCGAGGGGGAGGTGACCGGCGCGAAGCGCGACGTCATCCTCGCGAACGCGGGCGCGGCCGTCTACGTCGCCGGCGAGGCCGAGTCGCTCGAAGCCGGCGTCGAGGCCGCCCGCGACGCCATCGACTCCGGCGCGGCCGCCGCGAAGCTCGCCGACCTCTGCGGCCCAGAAGGCGAGCGATGACGGCGACGCGAACGAAGGTCTGCGGCCTGACGAGCGCCGAGGACGTCGCCGCCGCCGTCGAGGCGGGCGCTGACGCCCTCGGGTTCATCGTGGACGTGCCGGTGGAGACGCCGCGCGAGGTGTCGGTCGAGCGCGCGGCCGACCTCGTCGCGGCCGCGCCGCCGTTCGTCTCGACGGTGCTCGTGACGATGGCCGACCCGGAGGCGGTGCCGACGCTCCACGACGCCGTGGGGACGGACGCCGTCCAACTGCACGGCGACCTCCCCGCAGAGCGAGTGGCGAGCCTCGCGAGCGTGCTGGACGCGCGCGTGGTGAAAACCGTGGACGCGGACGACCCCGAGGCGGCGCGCGACTACGACGGCGTCGCGGACGCCCTCCTCGTGGACTCGACGGACGCGTCCGGTGCGGGCGGCACGGGTCGGACCCACGACTGGACGGTGACGCGCGACCTCGCCGCCGAGCTCGACGCCCCGGTCGTCCTCGCGGGCGGCCTCACCCCCGCGAACGTCGCGGAGGCGGTGCGGACGGTGGAGCCGTACGCGGTGGACGTCGCGTCCGGCGTCGAGTCCGAGGGCGGCGTGAAGGACCACGACGCCGTGCGGTCGTTCGTCGCGAACGCGACGCGCGCGTTCGACGGCGCCGACGACGAACCGGAGGTGTCGCCCTGATGGGGTTCGACGTGACGCGCGAGGCGTTCGTCGAGCGCGCGGCCGGCGACGGCCCCGGCGTCGTCTACGCCGAAGCCACGCTGGACGCGGACGTCTCGCCGCTCGCGGCGTACGCGGCGCTCGCGGACGGCGACTACGCCTTCCTCCTCGAGTCCGCCGAGAAGACGGCGGCCTCCGACCCCGGCGGGGCGTTCCGACCCCGCGACGCGGCGGGCGAGCGCCACGCGCGCTACTCCTTCGTCGGCTACGACCCGGATGCGGTGGTGCGCGCGACGCCCGAGGGAGCGAGCGTGGAGCGCCTCTCGGACACCCGCGCCGCCCGCTCGGTGGCGCCGGGCGGCGGCGACGTCCTCGACCAGCTGCGCGGGTCGCTCCCGTCGGTCGAACGGCGGGGCTTCCCGGAGAGCGAGCGCCAGCTCCTCGACGGCGGGCTCGTGGGGTTCGTCGCCTACGACGCCGTCTACGACCTCTGGCTCGAGGAGGTCGGCGTCGAGCGCCCGGAGACCGCCCTGCCGGACGCGGAGTTCCTCCTGAACACGGCCGTCCTGCGCTTCGACCGCGCGACGGGGACGCTCTCGCTCGTCTGCACGCCCGTCGTCGACCCCGACGCGGACGACGCCGGCGCGGTCTACGACGACCTCGTCGCGGAGGCCGAGCGCGTCGAGGACGCACTCGCGGACGCGAGCGACCCCGACACCGGTGGCTTCGAGCGGACGGCGACACACGCCGGCCCGCAGGACGAATACGAGGACGCGGTCGAGCGCGCGAAGGACGCGGTGCTCGACGGCGAGATCTATCAGGGCGTCATCTCGCGCACGCGCGAACTCGAGGGCGACCTCGACCCGCTCGGGCTCTACGCGGCGCTGCGCGAGATCAACCCCTCGCCGTACATGTACGTCCTGAAGCACGACGAGCGGACGGTCGTCGGTGCGAGCCCGGAGACGCTCGTGAGCGTCCACGGCCGCGAAGTCCTCAACAACCCCATCGCGGGCACGTGCCCGCGGGGAACGAGCCCCGTGGAGGACCGCCGACTCGCCGGCGAGATGCTCGCGGATGAGAAGGAGCGCGCGGAGCACACGATGCTCGTCGACCTCGCGCGCAACGACGTCCGCCGGGTGAGCGAGGCGGGGTCCGTCAGGGTCCCGGAGTTCATGCGCGTCCTCAAGTACAGCCACGTCCAGCACATCGAGTCGACTGTGACGGGCCGCCTGCGCGAGGAGATGGACGCCTTCGACGCGATTCGCGCGTCGTTCCCGGCGGGGACGCTCTCGGGCGCGCCAAAGGTGCGCGCGATGGAGCTCATCGACGAGCTCGAGCGCACACCGCGAGGGATCTACGGCGGCGGGGTGGGGTACGTCTCGTGGACGGGCGACGCGGACGTTGCGATCTGCATCCGCACCGCGACCGCCCATCACGGCGCGGGTGATGCGGGCGCGGACGTCGTTCGCGTCCGGGCGGGCGCGGGCGTCGTCGTGGACTCCGACCCGACGAGCGAGTACGAGGAGACGGAGAAGAAGATGGGCGGCGTCCTCGACGCGCTCGACGAGATCACGCGACCGGCCGATGCGGACGGAGACGCGGAGGTGGAGCGATGAAGGTCGTCTTCGTCGACAACTTCGACTCGTTCACGTACAACCTCGTGGAGTACGTGAGCGAGCACCCGGGCGTGGAGACGGCGGTGCTGAAGAACACGGCGTCGGTCGCGGAGATCGAGGCGGAGGAGCCGGACGCGCTCGTCATCTCGCCCGGCCCCGGCCACCCGAAGAACGCGCGCGACGTCGGCGTCACGGCGGCCGTCCTCACGGGCCTCAGCCACGAGGTGCCGACGCTCGGCGTCTGTCTCGGGATGGAGGCGGCGGCCTACGAGTACGGCGGGGCGGTCGGGCACGCGCCCGAGCCCATCCACGGGAAGGCCTACCCGATCGAGCACGACGGCGCGGGCGTCTACCGCGGCCTCGAGCAGGGCTTCCAGGCGGGGCGCTATCACTCCCTCATCTGCACGACGATCCCGGACTGCTTCGAGGTCACGGCGACGACGGAGCACGACGGCGAGACGCTCCCGATGGGGATTCGCCACCGCGAGCATCCCATCGAGTGCGTGCAGTTCCACCCGGAGAGCGTCCTCACCGGAGTCGGCCACGACGTCGTCTCGAACTTCCTCGAGACCGTCTAGGCCAGAACCGTCGTCACGACCCAGAGCGCGCCGATGACGACGACGGCGAGCACGAGGAGTTTCCACGCGACGTTCAGGACGAACTTCCCGACGAGCACGACGACGAGCGCCGCGATGAGCGCGACGAGGAGCGTGCCGAGTTGGCCGCCGGGGATACCGAACGCGAGCGGGAGTGCGGATGCCGTGTGGGACATACGGAGAGCGTCGCGGGCGACGGGCATAGTCGTGGCGGCGGCCGGCCGGTCGACCTCGGCGTGTCGGGTCGGCGACCGAGTCGCGAAACTGAAAACCGACATCCGGCACGGCGTCACGCTCGTTTCACCGTCCACTTTCAGGTCGCTTTGCGAGACGTTATTGCCCCCGCGAGAGTAGTGACGTAGCACCCGCGTGGTCGGTGTGATAGACACTAGTTCACGGCCCTGTCGCCGTGAACGGAAGTACTATGACCGACCCGCCAGTAACGATTGGTCGTCTCCGAACGACCCTTTCCACCCATCATCCATGACCCTGAAACCCACTTGTACGTCACCGACAGCACGGAGGGCCGCCGCATGAGTTCGCACGACCTGAGCGCGGACGAGATCACGCTCCCGATCAAGCGCGTCGACGGCGACACGCTCGAGGAGCGCATGACCGCGAACGCCTACAACAACATCCTGCCGGCGCGCTACCTCCGACAGAACGCCGACGGCGAGCTGATCGAGGACCAGGAGGACCTCTTCGAGCGCGTCGCGAAGAACATCGCGCTCGCGGAGGCCGTCTACGAGGCGGAGAACCAGGGCGTCGAGGTCCTCGTCTCCCCCGACCAGCTGAAGCCCGACCACCCGCGCCGCGACGAACTCGCCGCCGAGGTCTTCGGCGAGGGCACGACGGCCGAGGACGACGTCGAGATCGAGCTCGACGAGGAGAACGTCAACAAGTTCGCCTACGACACCATCGTCCCCGAGCTCCCCGACGAGGTCCGCGCGCACGTCGAGGACACCGCGGAGCGCTTCGAGTCGCTGATGAGCCGCCTCGCGTTCATGCCGAACTCCCCCACCCTGATGAACGCCGGCGACGAGCTCCAGCAGCTCTCCGCCTGCTTCGTCGACTCCCCCGCCGACGACCTCACCGACATCCACCAGACCGCGAAGGAAGCGGCGGAGGTCTTCCAGAGCGGTGGCGGGATGGGCTACGCCTTCTGGCAGCTCCGGCCGTTCGGCGACCCCGTCGGCTCCACCGGCGGCATCGCCTCCGGCCCCATCACGTTCATGCGGACGTTCGACCAGATGTGCGAGACCATCGCCCAGGGCGGGGCGCGGCGCGGCGCACAGATGGGCGTCATGCGCATCAGCCACCCGGACGTCATCGAGTTCATCCACGCGAAGAACAAGGACGTCTCCCTCGCGCACTGCCTGAAGCTGAACGACCCCGACGACTACACGTACACGACGTTCAGCGAGGCCCTCGAGGAGGCCCGCGAGCTCATCGACGAGGACGGCAAGGTCCCCAAGCACCTGCGGAACGCCGTCGAGGGCCACCTCTCGAACTTCAACATCTCCGTCGGCGTCACGAACGGCTTCATGGAGGCCCTCCAGAACGGCGAGGAGTACACCTTCACGAACCCGCGGACGGGCGAGCCCCACATCGCCACCGAGGAGACGAAGGAGATGTACGAGCGCTACGACCTCGCGGAGCACGTCGAGGTCGGCGAGGAGTTCTCCATCCCCGCAGAGCTCCTCTGGGAGCGCATCGTCGAGGGCGCCCACGAGAACGGCGAACCCGGCGTCATCTACCTCGAGCGCGCGAACGACGAGCACTCCTTCGACGTCGAGGAGCACCCCGACCACCGGATGCTCGCGACGAACCCCTGTGGCGAGCAGCCCCTCGAGGAGTACGAGGCCTGTAACCTCGGGCACATCAACCTCTCGACGGTCGTCGCCGAGGACGCGCCCGACTGGCGCGTCTGGAGCGAGGAGCACGAGTACGACACGCTCGAGGAGGGCATCAGTCGCTTCCTCGACGAGGCCCTCGACATGGAGGAGTTCGACTACCGCATCGAGACCGGCACACGGTTCCTCGAGAATGTCGTCACGATGTCGGACTTCCCCGTGCCGGAGATCGAGGAGAAGGTCGCCGAGATGCGCAAGATCGGCCTCGGCATCATGGGCCTCGCGCAGCTCTACGTCCAGCTCGGGATGCCGTACGGCGACGAGCCCGCGAACGAGGTCGCGAGCCAGGTGATGCAGCACATCAACCACGGCTCGAAGACGGCCTCGCACGAGCTCGCGGAGGAGCGCGGCTCCTTCGACGAGTGGGACAAGTCGAAGTACGCGAACCCGACGGAGTACGCCGAGTGGTTCGAGCACCACACCGGCGAGAGCGCGGCGGAGTGGGCGGACGGCTACCCCATCCGCAACCACAACACGACCACCATCGCGCCGACCGGCACCACGAGCATGGTCGGCAACACCACGGGTGGCTGTGAGCCCATCTACAACGTCGCCTACTACAAGAACGTCTCCGACGACGTGCAGGGCGACGAGATGCTCGTCGAGTTCGACGACTACTTCCTGCGCACCCTCGAGGCCAACGACATCGACGTCGAGGCCGTGAAGGAAGAAGCGCAAGAGCAGATGGCGAGCAACGAGTTCGACGGCGTCACCGGCCTCACGACGGTCCCGAACGCCATCGGCGAACTCTTCGTCGTCACCGCCGACCTCTCCGGGAAGCAGCACGCGGCCGTCCAGTGCGCGTGTCAGGACGGCGTCGACTCCGCCATCTCGAAGACCTGCAACTTCCCGAACGACGCGTCCGTCGAGGACATGCGCGAGGTCTACGAGTACATCTACGAGCACGGCGGGAAGGGCGTCACCGTCTACCGCGACGGTACCCGGAACAAGCAGGTGCTCACGACGCGCGCGGAGAACTCGGAGTTCTCCGACATGGAGGAGGACGAGGCCGCCGAGGCGATGCTGGAGAGCATCCAGGAGACGTTCGGCGACCTCGAGGGCTTCCTCGAGAACGAGTCGGTCCGCGACGCCGTCGGCGAGGACGCCGACGAGCTCGTCGACATCGACGTCGCGCCCTCCGGCGCGCAGAAGCGCCCGCGCCCGGACGTCCTCTACGGCGTCACTCAGCGCATCGACACGGGCTACGGGAAGCTCTACGTGAACATCAACGAGGACGAGAACGGCCGGCCGTTCGAGCTCTTCGCGAACATCGGCAACTCCGGTGGCTTCACGGCCTCCTTCACGGAGTCGCTCGCGAAGACGGTGTCGACGGCGCTGCGCGCCGGCGTCGACCCCGAGGAGATCGCGAGCGAGCTGCAGGGCATCCGCTCCCCGAAGGTCGCCTGGGACAAGGGCGAGCAGATCAACTCCATCCCGGACGCCATCGGCACGGCGATGCGCCGCTACCTCGACGGCGAGATCGACAAGCAGGTGCCCAAACAGCAGAACCTCACCGAGCTCACCGACGAGGACGTCGAAGACGCCGAGACGGAGGCCGTCGAGACGGACGGCGCCGGCGTCGACGTCGGCGACGCCGCCAACCCGAACGTCGACGTCGGCGGGGACGTCGCCGCGCCCGGCGAGGGCGACGGCCAGCCGAACGGCGCGTCCGGTGACGACGCGACCTCGGACCTCCTCGCGGCCGGCGAGAGCCCCGAGTGCCCGGACTGCGGTGCGATGGACCTCTACTACTCCGAGGGCTGCAAGACCTGCCAGTCCTGCGGTTGGTCCGAGTGCTCGTAGCGTAGCGACACACACCACGTCTCTCTCCCTCTGCGTTCTTCTCGCGACGCGCAACGCTCATACGCGCGAGCCGTGAGTGTCCGACTATGAGCGACGCCGACGGCGAACCCGGCGCGGACGCTGGCGACGCCGACGCTGCTGGAAGCGACGGCGAGCGCGGCGGCCGGCCGTGCCCGCTGTGCGAGCGGCCGATGTACAAGCGCCACTGCAAGTACGTCTGCCCGACGCACGGTGTCGTCGTGGACTGTTCGGATCCGTTCGTCTTCTGAGCCGCACGTAGCTATTTCCGCTCGCGCGCCGACGCTCCCGGTATGGAGTACTCACGCCGCGCGCTCCTCCGTGCCGGTGGCGCGCTCGGCCTCGGCGCGCTCGCGGGATGTAGCGCGCCATCGGACGGGTCGACCACGACGGCGACCGGCGGGGCCGGGAGCACGTCGCTCGGCGTCGAACCGGTCGCGTCGGGGTTCGTCTCACCGGTCGACGTCGCCGTCGGCGGCGGGGAGACGCTCGTCGCGGACCAAGTGGGCGTGCTCTATCGCCTCGGGGCGGGCGGACGCGAGCGCGTGCTCGACCTCCGGACCGCCACGGTAAACGTCTCGGGCTACGACGAGCGCGGCCTCCTCGGGGTCGCGCTCCACCCCGACTTCCCGGATACCGAGGAAGCGTACGCCTACTACAGCGCGCCGCGACGCGAGGGGACGCCGGACGGCTACGACCACACGTCCGTCCTCGCGGCGTTCGACTGGACGGACGGCGTCTTCGACCCGGCGAGCGAGCGCGTCCTCCTCGAAATCCCGGAGCCACAGTCGAACCACAACGGCGGCGCGCTCGCGTTCGGCTCCGACGGCTACCTCTACGTCGGCGTCGGCGACGGCGGCGGCGCGAACGACACGGGACGCGGGCACGTTTCGGACTGGTACGAGGCGAACGCGGGCGGAAACGGGCAGGACACGGCGACGAACCGCCTCGGGAGCGTCCTCCGTATCGACGTCGACGCGACGGAGGGCGAGCGACCGTACGGCATCCCCGAGAGCAACCCGCTCGCGGACGCCGCGTATCCCGAGCAGTACGCGTGGGGCTTCCGGAACCCGTGGCGGCTGAGTTTCGACGAGGTCGGGTTGCTCGTCGCGGACGTCGGGCAGAACCGCTACGAGGAGGTGAACCTGGTCGAACGCGGCGGGAACTACGGGTGGAACGTCCGCGAGGGGCGCCACTGCTTCGCGGCGGCCGCGCCCTCGGAGCCGCCGGAGTCGTGCCCGAGCGAGACGCCGGACGGAACGCGCCTTCGCGACCCCGTGATCGAGTACCCGCATCGCGGCGACGGCGTCGCGGGCATCGCGGTGGTCGGCGGCCACGTCTATCGCGGCGAGGCGCTCGACGGCCTGCGCGGCGCGTACGTCTTCGCGGACTGGCAGGCGGACGGGCGCGTGTTCGTCGCGACGCCCAAGGGCGAGTCGTGGCCGACGCGCGTCGCGCCGGTAGACGGCCTCGGGGGCTACGTCACCGCGTTCGGGAAGGACGCGGAGGGCGAACTGCTCGTCTGCACGAACGAGACGGGGACCGTCTCGGGGTCGTCCGGGAGCGTCGTCCGACTCGCCGCCGAGTAGTCCCCCGTCGAGCTACCGCCGGCGCCACACCGCGTAAGCGGGGCCGGCGAGGAGCGCGACGCCGAGCGCGGCGATGGCGACGGCGAGACGCGGGTCGAAGTGGACGGCGGTAGCGGTGAACGAGTCGAGGCCGACGCCGACCGCGACGGCGGCGACGGTCCACGGGAGTTCGCCGATGGCGGTGCCGAGGGCGAACACGCCGACGGGGACGCGGGCGGCGCCGGCCGCGCCGGAGATGGCTTCGGCGGGCGTCGGCGCGAGGCGCGCGGCGACGACGCCGCGAAGGCCCCCGGCGGCGTCGAAGAAGCGCGCGCTCCCGTCGCGGAACCGGCCGACGAGCGGCCAGTCGGGCGGGAGGGAGCGGGCGGCGTAGTAGGGTAGCAGGCTGGTCGCGACGGCGCCACAGAGCGCGAGCGGGAGGCCGACGAGGAAGCCGTACTGGTAGCCACAGAGCGCGGAGAGGACGGTGATGGGCCACGCGAGGAACGGCCGGGCGAGGTAGAGCGCGAGGAGGACGAGCGGGAACCACGGGCTCGCGAGGAGCGCGCGGACGTGCCCGAGGACCGCCGACGGGGAGGCGAGGAGGGCGAGCGCGACGAGCGCGACGAGACCGCAGACGGCGGCGGCGTGTCGCGCGCGGGGGAGGCGACTCACTCCGCGAGCGTAGGCCGTCGGCGAGGATAGGTCTTCTTCTCCGACCGCAGGCGCTATGTCGTCGGAGGGCGCACTGGCGCGTAGTGAGCGAGGAGGAACCGGGAGCGCGCGAGGATGACACCGAGCGGCCACGCCGCGAGGACGACACCGAACGCCAGCACCGTGCGGACGCGACGCTCGACGACCCGCGCTTTCGCGAGAGCGACACCGAACGGACACGACGTGAGGACGACACCGATGGCGCCGACCCCGACGAGGAAGACGAGTCGGGCGGCGACGGCGGGCCCGAGTCCCCAGAGTCCGTGGACGGGACGGCCGAGGACCCCGATCCGGTCGAGCTCGGCGTCGCGCTCGTCGAGCGCATCGAGGACGACGAGCTGTCGATGGCGGAGCTGATGGACCGCGTGGAGACGGTGTCGACGCATCCGCGCATCGTCAGCGAGATCATCGATGCCGCCGAGGAGCGCGGCCTCGTCGAGCGCGACGGCGCGACCGTCCGCCCGCAGGGCGGCGGCTACGTGCGCTTCGGCGCGGACGTCATCACGAAGGAGGGCGAGTTCTCCTGTCGGCGCTGTGGTACCGGGCTCTCCGAGGGCTACTTCATCGACCTCGACGCGGGCGAAGTCGGGCCGTTCGGCTCGTCGTGCATCCGGAAGGTCACCGGTCGCGAATAGTCTCGAGGAGGTCGTCGACGCGCTCGGCCTGCTCGTCGAGCAGGTCGAGTTGGGCGTCGAGGGCGGCGCGTTGGCGCTCGATGGCGTCGCGCTGTGCGTCCGCGCGCTCGCGCTGGTCGGCGAGCGCGTCCCGGAGCTCTTCGAGGTCGGCTTCGAGCGCGTCGAAGTCGACGTCCGGCCCGGGGTCGGTCGCGGCGTCGAGCGCGTCGCTCGCGGACGCGCCCGCGTCGTCGGGGTCGAACGCGAGCGCGGGGTCGGCGTCCGAGTCGTCCGTCGTTTCGGGTGCGTCGTCCTCGTCGGGCGCGACGGCGCGGCGGAACGCGTCGTAGTCGGCGACGCCGTGCGCCTCGAAGAGCGCGGTTTCGACGGTTTCGCGGACGTCGCGGAAGCGCTCGTCGGGCACTTTGATGCGCTGTGTGCGCCCCGTCGTCTCGAGGACGAGTTGGCTGGCGACCGACCCCTCCTCGGCGGTGACGTCCGTGACGTCCGCGTAGGGGATGACCTCGTAGTCGCCGTCCCAGACGGCGCCGCCGACGTGGCGGACGAGGCGCTCGCTCGTGACGACGAGCGTGAGCTCGCTGAAGCGGTACGTCCGGACGACGCGCTCGCCCGAGTCGGTGACGCCGCCGGCGTTCAGAACGCCGGCGAGGACGGGGTGGAGGACGTCGTCGAGCGCGCGCGACGGGACGTCGAAGGAGGACTCGCCGTCGAGGCCGTAGTCGAGCGTGATGGTCGCCGTCCGGCGGCCCTCCGAGGCGATGACGCGCTCGGCGTCGTGGTCGTAGGCGGTGACGGATTCGTTGCTGAGGAGGCCGTCGGCGCGGTAGACGAGCGTTCGTGTCGGCGTGACGAGGAGCACGTCGTCCCCGCGAAGCGGGACGCGCGCGGCGACTGACTCGTCGCCGAGGGCGTCCGTGACGGCGTCGGGTACGTCCATACGGCGTCCTACTGCCGGCCGGACATAAACCCGACGCCGAGGTCGTGTCCCGTGTTGGCGCACCCCGGGACCGAAAGAGAACTTTAATACGGGGCCTCCGCTTAGCCGGGGATGAGCCCGGGTGGCTTAGTCTGGTCATAGCGCCGCACTCATAGGGTTCAGAGATTCGGTGCGGCAGCCATTCGGAGGCTGTGCGTGTCCCCCGAGGCCCGCCGAGCCTCGAACCTGGGACATGCGGAGGCCGAGGGTTCGAACCCCTCCCCGGGCATTCTGCTACCTTTTACGGACCCACGTAGCAGTGCGTGGCGTTCGACTACGCGCGGACGGGGTCGTGGACGTTGCCGGTCACAGCATCGTTGGCGTCCTGCCACGTCCGGTCTTTCGCGCGCGCGATGTCCTCGACGATGCGGTCCGTGCGGTCGCCGCCCGCGCCGAACTCGGTGTAGAGGCGCATGAAGTCCTCGGCGACGTCGTGGGCGTCCGCGAGCGACGGAACGGCCGCGAGCTCGTCGGTGTCGAGGCCGGTCTCGGCGGTCCCGTACCGGACGTCGACGCGGTAGCCGCGTCCGTCCTCGGCGACGCTCTCGGGAACGCGTGCGGGTGCGAGGACGACGCGGAGGTGCTGGTCGAGGTGTTCGTACTCGACGACGGCGCGCGGGTCGTACTTCCGGCCGGCGTCCTCCTCCCACTCGGGGTCGTCGCGCGTCCAGTTCGGCGGCGTGGTGAGGCCATCGGTCATACCTCGGCGTTCGCCCGGCCCCCTGAAACCGCTACTGGCCCCGCGGGTGGTGAGCGCGCACGCCGCGCTCGACGGCGCCGTCGCGTAGCGATGCATCGCCGACGTACACGAACGATAGTTCGATACGCGATAGCGGTCTTAGATGCGCCTTTGAAACGTCTAACAGTCTCTGAATCGGCCGTGAAACGTCCGGCGTGGCCAGCGGTACGGGCGTGAGCGGCGTGAAACGAACGGAAGGATCGACCCCATATATCCGGATGGGGGCCGTGGTATCCGATGAGGTCACCCCGCCCATGTCGAGTCAGAACCACCCCCTCCACGAACTCCCGTTGGATAGCCTCCACAGCCACACCGACGGGCTCGCCCTCCTCCGTCGGCCCCTCGAAGCCATCGGCTTCTGGAGCGCCGTCGTCCTCCCGTTCCTCTACGTCCCGCTCGTGTTCAGCGGCCTCCAGTCGACCGGAACGCAGTACGCGTTCGCGCTCCTCGTCGCCCTCCACGTCGTCGCGCTCGTCGCCGGGCGCGGCTACCACGCCGAGTGACGGTTTTTCTTCTCGCTAGTCGAGCACGCCGACGCGCCGGAGTTCCGCG carries:
- the trpG gene encoding anthranilate synthase component II produces the protein MKVVFVDNFDSFTYNLVEYVSEHPGVETAVLKNTASVAEIEAEEPDALVISPGPGHPKNARDVGVTAAVLTGLSHEVPTLGVCLGMEAAAYEYGGAVGHAPEPIHGKAYPIEHDGAGVYRGLEQGFQAGRYHSLICTTIPDCFEVTATTEHDGETLPMGIRHREHPIECVQFHPESVLTGVGHDVVSNFLETV
- a CDS encoding phosphoribosylanthranilate isomerase, with protein sequence MTATRTKVCGLTSAEDVAAAVEAGADALGFIVDVPVETPREVSVERAADLVAAAPPFVSTVLVTMADPEAVPTLHDAVGTDAVQLHGDLPAERVASLASVLDARVVKTVDADDPEAARDYDGVADALLVDSTDASGAGGTGRTHDWTVTRDLAAELDAPVVLAGGLTPANVAEAVRTVEPYAVDVASGVESEGGVKDHDAVRSFVANATRAFDGADDEPEVSP
- a CDS encoding adenosylcobalamin-dependent ribonucleoside-diphosphate reductase, whose protein sequence is MSSHDLSADEITLPIKRVDGDTLEERMTANAYNNILPARYLRQNADGELIEDQEDLFERVAKNIALAEAVYEAENQGVEVLVSPDQLKPDHPRRDELAAEVFGEGTTAEDDVEIELDEENVNKFAYDTIVPELPDEVRAHVEDTAERFESLMSRLAFMPNSPTLMNAGDELQQLSACFVDSPADDLTDIHQTAKEAAEVFQSGGGMGYAFWQLRPFGDPVGSTGGIASGPITFMRTFDQMCETIAQGGARRGAQMGVMRISHPDVIEFIHAKNKDVSLAHCLKLNDPDDYTYTTFSEALEEARELIDEDGKVPKHLRNAVEGHLSNFNISVGVTNGFMEALQNGEEYTFTNPRTGEPHIATEETKEMYERYDLAEHVEVGEEFSIPAELLWERIVEGAHENGEPGVIYLERANDEHSFDVEEHPDHRMLATNPCGEQPLEEYEACNLGHINLSTVVAEDAPDWRVWSEEHEYDTLEEGISRFLDEALDMEEFDYRIETGTRFLENVVTMSDFPVPEIEEKVAEMRKIGLGIMGLAQLYVQLGMPYGDEPANEVASQVMQHINHGSKTASHELAEERGSFDEWDKSKYANPTEYAEWFEHHTGESAAEWADGYPIRNHNTTTIAPTGTTSMVGNTTGGCEPIYNVAYYKNVSDDVQGDEMLVEFDDYFLRTLEANDIDVEAVKEEAQEQMASNEFDGVTGLTTVPNAIGELFVVTADLSGKQHAAVQCACQDGVDSAISKTCNFPNDASVEDMREVYEYIYEHGGKGVTVYRDGTRNKQVLTTRAENSEFSDMEEDEAAEAMLESIQETFGDLEGFLENESVRDAVGEDADELVDIDVAPSGAQKRPRPDVLYGVTQRIDTGYGKLYVNINEDENGRPFELFANIGNSGGFTASFTESLAKTVSTALRAGVDPEEIASELQGIRSPKVAWDKGEQINSIPDAIGTAMRRYLDGEIDKQVPKQQNLTELTDEDVEDAETEAVETDGAGVDVGDAANPNVDVGGDVAAPGEGDGQPNGASGDDATSDLLAAGESPECPDCGAMDLYYSEGCKTCQSCGWSECS
- a CDS encoding HVO_2523 family zinc finger protein, with the translated sequence MSDADGEPGADAGDADAAGSDGERGGRPCPLCERPMYKRHCKYVCPTHGVVVDCSDPFVF
- the trpE gene encoding anthranilate synthase component I, whose protein sequence is MGFDVTREAFVERAAGDGPGVVYAEATLDADVSPLAAYAALADGDYAFLLESAEKTAASDPGGAFRPRDAAGERHARYSFVGYDPDAVVRATPEGASVERLSDTRAARSVAPGGGDVLDQLRGSLPSVERRGFPESERQLLDGGLVGFVAYDAVYDLWLEEVGVERPETALPDAEFLLNTAVLRFDRATGTLSLVCTPVVDPDADDAGAVYDDLVAEAERVEDALADASDPDTGGFERTATHAGPQDEYEDAVERAKDAVLDGEIYQGVISRTRELEGDLDPLGLYAALREINPSPYMYVLKHDERTVVGASPETLVSVHGREVLNNPIAGTCPRGTSPVEDRRLAGEMLADEKERAEHTMLVDLARNDVRRVSEAGSVRVPEFMRVLKYSHVQHIESTVTGRLREEMDAFDAIRASFPAGTLSGAPKVRAMELIDELERTPRGIYGGGVGYVSWTGDADVAICIRTATAHHGAGDAGADVVRVRAGAGVVVDSDPTSEYEETEKKMGGVLDALDEITRPADADGDAEVER
- the trpD gene encoding anthranilate phosphoribosyltransferase, whose protein sequence is MQDYIERVTEGEDLTVAEAREAATAVFESATEAQIGALLAALRAKGETEAEIAGFAQGMREAAITIDPDRSPLVDTCGTGGDDYNTINVSTTSAIVVAAADVPVAKHGNYSVSSSSGSSDVLEEVGVDLDTTPEAVESHIEEFGIGYMHAPAFHPAMKAVIGPRRELGMRTIFNVLGPLTNPAGADAQVLGVYDPDLVPVIAEALTEMPAGDALVVHGSGLDEIAVHGETVVAEVHGDDVEEYTLTPDDLGLERSPIDAIAGGTPEANAADLRGIVEGEVTGAKRDVILANAGAAVYVAGEAESLEAGVEAARDAIDSGAAAAKLADLCGPEGER